A portion of the Lolium rigidum isolate FL_2022 chromosome 1, APGP_CSIRO_Lrig_0.1, whole genome shotgun sequence genome contains these proteins:
- the LOC124700982 gene encoding histone deacetylase HDT1-like isoform X1: MTSVFFSGYTVPSQPFDFKLKELNEYKEPDELNLKATPKLSLDPEYQSYKERLAKVPGGTSKQKPGANSKQPEVNPITMSPLTAPLIFTNRASCQFFSGKSRGLFWVAKQKLEDCNNMVAETPLKTSASKKKAKIFWGVVVKPGEKKECDPGKSYRHLSQIALEIRTEENVEVFVETDDKCIMLGTLSADNDPHFETNLVLKTKFKLWHSSRTTNICFTGYKFNIMDRYNTSTKEGNESHEDISLLIPLDPNTDAAHGANQLTAPRPADAPSSGPKDTVEEPTSPAKPKGDDKGKTVTQNQSDDDDSESSEDVDSPRKVKKRPMGTLPKAPQGKKTKIETQTTSNKTGEQACNTSDYVKAAGSKHASKQPTSHTCSLCSRHFSSPMALRDHSKAKHGSADSS; this comes from the exons ATGACGAGTGTGTTCTTCTCTGGCTACACGGTGCCCAGCCAACCGTTTGACTTTAAACTAAAAG AGTTGAATGAGTATAAAGAGCCTGATGAGCTTAATCTAAAGGCAACTCCAAAACTATCAT TGGACCCTGAATACCAGTCCTACAAGGAAAGGCTTGCAAAAGTGCCCGGTGGCACTTCCAAGCAGAAGCCTGGTGCCAATTCCAAGCAGCCAGAGGTGAATCCGATAACTATGTCACCACTGACTGCTCCACTTATCTTCACTAATCGGGCTAGTTGCCAGTTTTTCTCTGGCAAGTCCCGTGGGCTCTTCTGGGTCGCAAAGCAAAAG CTTGAGGATTGCAATAACATGGTGGCCGAAACTCCTTTGAAGACATCTGCTTCCAAGAAGAAGGCAAAGATCTTCTGGG GAGTTGTCGTCAAGCCTGGAGAGAAAAAAGAGTGTGACCCAGGAAAGTCATATCGTCATTTATCGCAG ATAGCATTGGAGATTAGGACTGAAGAGAATGTGGAAGTTTTCGTGGAGACTGATGATAAATGTATTATGCTTGGAACACTTTCAGCTGATAATGATCCTCATTTTGAAACCAATCTGGTGCTCAAAACGAAGTTTAAACTTTGGCATTCGTCAAGGACCACGAACATCTGCTTTACTGgctacaaattcaatattatggACAG ATATAACACATCTACCAAAGAAG GTAATGAATCTCACGAGGATATTTCGTTACTAATTCCACTCGACCCCAACACGGATG CTGCACATGGTGCCAATCAGCTTACTGCACCAAGGCCTGCTGATGCCCCATCCTCTGGACCAAAGGATACAGTTGAGGAACCAACTAGTCCTGCAAAGCCAAAGGGAGATGATAAG GGCAAGACTGTTACACAGAATCAAAGTGATGACGATGATAGTGAGAGTTCTGAAGATGTGGATTCTCCTAGAAAG GTCAAGAAAAGGCCAATGGGAACACTGCCGAAGGCACCTCAGGGGAAGAAGACAAAGATAGAAACACAAACTACGAGCAACAAAACTG GAGAACAGGCTTGTAACACAAGTGACTATGTCAAGGCAGCTGGAAGCAAACATGCGTCAAAGCAGCCCACGTCTCATACCTGCAGTTTATGCAGCAG GCATTTCAGCTCCCCAATGGCTCTCAGAGATCATTCCAAGGCGAAGCATGGGTCCGCCGACTCATCTTAG
- the LOC124700982 gene encoding histone deacetylase HDT1-like isoform X2, which produces MTSVFFSGYTVPSQPFDFKLKELNEYKEPDELNLKATPKLSLDPEYQSYKERLAKVPGGTSKQKPGANSKQPEVNPITMSPLTAPLIFTNRASCQFFSGKSRGLFWVAKQKLEDCNNMVAETPLKTSASKKKAKIFWGVVVKPGEKKECDPGKSYRHLSQIALEIRTEENVEVFVETDDKCIMLGTLSADNDPHFETNLVLKTKFKLWHSSRTTNICFTGYKFNIMDRSTKEGNESHEDISLLIPLDPNTDAAHGANQLTAPRPADAPSSGPKDTVEEPTSPAKPKGDDKGKTVTQNQSDDDDSESSEDVDSPRKVKKRPMGTLPKAPQGKKTKIETQTTSNKTGEQACNTSDYVKAAGSKHASKQPTSHTCSLCSRHFSSPMALRDHSKAKHGSADSS; this is translated from the exons ATGACGAGTGTGTTCTTCTCTGGCTACACGGTGCCCAGCCAACCGTTTGACTTTAAACTAAAAG AGTTGAATGAGTATAAAGAGCCTGATGAGCTTAATCTAAAGGCAACTCCAAAACTATCAT TGGACCCTGAATACCAGTCCTACAAGGAAAGGCTTGCAAAAGTGCCCGGTGGCACTTCCAAGCAGAAGCCTGGTGCCAATTCCAAGCAGCCAGAGGTGAATCCGATAACTATGTCACCACTGACTGCTCCACTTATCTTCACTAATCGGGCTAGTTGCCAGTTTTTCTCTGGCAAGTCCCGTGGGCTCTTCTGGGTCGCAAAGCAAAAG CTTGAGGATTGCAATAACATGGTGGCCGAAACTCCTTTGAAGACATCTGCTTCCAAGAAGAAGGCAAAGATCTTCTGGG GAGTTGTCGTCAAGCCTGGAGAGAAAAAAGAGTGTGACCCAGGAAAGTCATATCGTCATTTATCGCAG ATAGCATTGGAGATTAGGACTGAAGAGAATGTGGAAGTTTTCGTGGAGACTGATGATAAATGTATTATGCTTGGAACACTTTCAGCTGATAATGATCCTCATTTTGAAACCAATCTGGTGCTCAAAACGAAGTTTAAACTTTGGCATTCGTCAAGGACCACGAACATCTGCTTTACTGgctacaaattcaatattatggACAG ATCTACCAAAGAAG GTAATGAATCTCACGAGGATATTTCGTTACTAATTCCACTCGACCCCAACACGGATG CTGCACATGGTGCCAATCAGCTTACTGCACCAAGGCCTGCTGATGCCCCATCCTCTGGACCAAAGGATACAGTTGAGGAACCAACTAGTCCTGCAAAGCCAAAGGGAGATGATAAG GGCAAGACTGTTACACAGAATCAAAGTGATGACGATGATAGTGAGAGTTCTGAAGATGTGGATTCTCCTAGAAAG GTCAAGAAAAGGCCAATGGGAACACTGCCGAAGGCACCTCAGGGGAAGAAGACAAAGATAGAAACACAAACTACGAGCAACAAAACTG GAGAACAGGCTTGTAACACAAGTGACTATGTCAAGGCAGCTGGAAGCAAACATGCGTCAAAGCAGCCCACGTCTCATACCTGCAGTTTATGCAGCAG GCATTTCAGCTCCCCAATGGCTCTCAGAGATCATTCCAAGGCGAAGCATGGGTCCGCCGACTCATCTTAG